One Solanum pennellii chromosome 10, SPENNV200 genomic region harbors:
- the LOC114074361 gene encoding probable serine/threonine-protein kinase clkA produces SSNNSNNSNNNNNNNNNNKNNNNTNTNNNRNKNKNNSSNNNNNNNNNYNRSSNNNNNNNSSNNNGNNNNNSNNNNSNNNNNYNNSFNNNNNSNSKNNNKNTTITTTNNNNNNNSNSSSKNNNCNNNNNNSNNNNNNIRTNNNNNSNNNKNNTTNNNKNNNNSNNNTNNHNTSNNNNNINNNNNNSNNNNNNNKTCSNSSGKNNNNSNNKNNNNNNNNSTNNNNNSNNNNNNTTSNNNNNINNNNNNNNGNNYNNSSNNNKKSSNSNNNNNNSNNNNNNNNNNNNNSNNNYNNSSSNTNNNNSSNINNNRSNNSNNNNNDNNDNNTNRNNNNNKNNNNN; encoded by the exons agcagcaacaacagtaacaacag caataacaacaacaacaacaataacaataacaaaaacaacaacaacaccaatacAAACAAcaatagaaataaaaacaaaaacaacagtagcaacaacaacaacaacaacaacaacaattacaacagaagcagcaataacaacaacaataataatagcagcaacaacaacggcaacaacaataacaacagcaacaacaacaatagcaacaacaataacaactacaacaacagcttcaacaataacaacaacagcaacagcaaaaacaacaacaaaaacaccaCCATAACcacaacaaacaacaacaacaacaacaacagtaacaGCAGCAGCAAAAACAACAactgcaacaacaacaataacaacagcaacaataacaacaataatattagaaccaacaacaacaacaacagtaacaacaacaaaaataacaccaccaacaacaacaaaaacaacaacaatagcaacaacaacaccaacaaccaTAACaccagcaataacaacaacaacatcaacaacaacaacaacaatagcaacaacaacaataacaataacaaaactTGCAGCAACAGCAGCggcaaaaacaacaacaacagcaacaacaaaaacaacaacaataacaacaacaatagcactaacaataacaataacag caacaacaacaacaacaacacaaccagcaacaacaacaacaacatcaacaacaacaacaacaacaacaatggcaacaactacaacaacagcagcaacaacaacaaaaaaagcagcaacagtaacaacaacaacaacaatagcaacaacaacaacaataacaacaataacaacaacaacaacagcaacaacaactacaacaacagtAGCAGCAAcaccaacaataataatagcagcaacatcaacaacaacagaagcaacaacagcaacaacaacaacaacgacaacaacgacaacaacaccaacagaaacaacaacaacaacaaaaacaacaacaacaac
- the LOC114074258 gene encoding putative uncharacterized protein DDB_G0286901, translating to KSSKTYSNNNRSRSNNNNNSNNNYNNNNTNNNKNNNSCNITNNNNSNKSNNNNNTNNNNNNSNTTTTTTNNNNSNNNSNNSNNYNSNNIMNKNNNNKNNKNNNNNNNNNNNYNSNNNSKNSNNNNNNYNNNNRNNNNNKNKNKNINCNNNNNNNSNNNSNNNNINNNDNNNNNNNNNNNNNNKNNSSTNNNNNNINYSNNTNNNNNNSNNNRNNNNNNNNKTCNNN from the exons aaaagcAGCAAAACttatagcaacaacaacaggaGCAgaagcaataacaacaacaacagcaataacaattacaacaacaacaacaccaacaacaacaaaaacaacaacagcTGTAACatcaccaacaacaacaatagcaacaaaagcaacaacaacaacaacacaaacaacaacaacaacaacagcaacaccacaaccaccaccaccaacaacaacaacagcaataacaacagcaataacagcaacaactacaatagcaacaacatcatgaacaaaaacaacaacaataaaaacaataagaacaacaacaacaataataacaacaacaacaactacaatagcaacaacaacagtaaaaacagcaacaacaacaataacaactacaacaacaacaacagaaacaacaacaacaacaaaaacaaaaacaaaaacattaactgcaacaacaacaacaacaacaatagcaacaacaacagcaacaataacaacatcaataacaatgacaacaacaacaataacaacaacaaca acaacaacaacaacaacaaaaataatagcagcaccaacaataacaacaacaacatcaactacagcaacaacaccaacaataacaacaacaatagcaacaacaacagaaacaacaacaacaacaacaacaacaaaacttgtaacaacaac